GTTATAGAGGATTTTGGAGAGGAGAATTTTGGAAGGATAAGTCTATATTTTAgtatatatttgaaaattttatagtttctttaatttaaaagaGAAAGATAAGTTCTCCCATCCAACCATACCCTTATAGTTTGATATTGTCTTGCATTGCCTTTTGTGATGGTGATTGGGATTTATACCTCGATAACCATCATTCTACACCTAGTTCATGCATCTTTTTTCGCCCAAGACATTGTCCAAAAAGTAATCAATCATTGTCCTATCAAAAAGTCTCTAAAGCTTTGCTGTTATTATCAGTCCCTAAAACATGTAATtatttaccgtaaaaaaaaatataattatttattttccgGATTCTAAATTCTTTCCTAGGAAACTTATTCTAAAGAATATAATGGCAGGTATTTTATTCCCAGTAATTTGTAAAAAAACGTGTTTGGTTAGTGTTTTAAACAActagaattattattttaaattttaaattttcataaataattaatcttttttgttttaagtaaaGACCATTTGCATACACACAAAAGCTGTGTCCCTCACAAAACTTGAAGAAAACGTGGATCAAGTAGTGGGATGCAACAGTTAGACATAAAAACCAACGCGAATGAATTGTTCCCATGCTTATGAGGAGGGAATAAAATTCCTGGCTTTAACACTATGTTTGGATGCCAAAGAGAtagggaagagagaaatagtgaagagagaaataagagagaagagagatagaagagaaattggatataaattttatatggtttggatgaatagaaaagtgagaagagataaattaataaaaatgagaaaataacaaatttactcttttctacaaaaaaaataaattagttgaatgagggtattgttgtaaaattgtttatttcacTTCTTGTCACACAAATCTCTCCTAATATggagagatttatttttgtcagttattaatcattatatttctctctttccttatttctctcCTCATCCAAACCATAGAAATAGCTAATTTCttttctatctctctctttcttatttctctctttagTAAATCTACCTAAACAAACACAGTGTAAGGGAATAAAAGGTTCCCGGTAATAATAATTTCCTaggaataattatttattttcttataacaAACATAGGTATTTTTTATTCCTATCTTAGATTCCCAGGAATAAGTTTTTAGTCTCCGAAACAAAACACTAGTTTATTTTACAACAACTCTTACGTTTTAAATATTTGCGCAGAAGACAAAAACTAACTGTACAAATCtttgaaaacagaaaataacaaaaataaattcatgcttttataattattattagtaaaaaaaatgaaagcaaAAAGCCGTTTCTTAAACTAATCCAAACCCTAAAATTTGAAGCAAAGAATATCTAATGATAAACAACTCAAATGCTACAGACTAAGATGGAATACATTTCAAGTTAACCAGAGGGATAATAAATGGAACATCCTTGTTGGCTATAATGCGTCCTAAGAATCAAAACTCATGTTCTTAATCTTTACTTTTTTCTGAGTTTGTGCGCAAAGCTAGATTCGGACGCCTCTCAGCAAGGACACGTTTTGTACTCTCAAGGACACCAAAGAATATTGAACCACCTATGCCTATCCAAAGTACTCTTGGCCCAATACCctgcaataaatataagaatatggtttatattataagctCCAAAATACATTTCTTGCCACGGTAGAAGATAAAGTGCATGCTTTTGGAGGAATTAGCACCATGCTACTTTACTATTCGAGCTACAATGTGTggaagaaaacacagaaaacaTGTACCTTCAAAAAAGCACTAGGTCCCTCTTCCTTAATAATGGTTTGAACGCAATCCACAATTCCCTTATATTGGTTTGCAGGTCCCTTAAGGAGGAGGAAAATAGGAACTTAGTCAGTGACTGTATTCTTTTGTTATTTGCTTGCAGATTAATCCGACACAAAAGATATCATGTGTATGTAGATAGATTGTTAGTTATAGTTATCAGGTAACaagatataaaaatgaaaaaagaaacagGATTACATCTTACCTGAACCATTAACCTTGTCTTGATGACATCAAGGGGCGTAGTTATAGCTCCAGTTAGTGCACCTACAAGAAAAGAGAAGGCATACCCGatataaataaagataaaagaatCCTAGTTACTCACAAACCCATTTACCTACCATcttcaaaatattataaatataaatggaCAATGTAAGCAACACAATTTTGAATAACCACACATCTTTATTCAAATTATATATCAAGTAACATTAGACctataatttcatttatttaccTGCAAAAGCACCAATAATTGCATTTTCTGGGTCATTCAGATTTCTTCGTGCCTAGCAAAAAGAAATACAAATCACATCGCCAATTACAACAAATCACAAATGAAATAGTGGAGAAAACAGCAGCATTGGCATCCTtgataaaccccaaataagtatATCTTACATGTTGATATTAAttctttaaatttatattacaaCCTCAAATACATGCTACTAAATTATGTATGCGtaaacataaatttttaatGGTTAAACAACGgcatgaaatttgaaaataaattttgtttgcCAGAAAGATCCGAGAGAGGAACCGTTCTTAGCAATAAAACATCACAACAGTGGCTTGGGAATTTATGATTGGCAACCAAATGGACTTAAGTCTATACATAAAGAATTTGAGAAATTTACCGCAAGCATATAACCTAATCGAATCTGCTCATAGAGGCAAAACTGAATAGCATCAAAGGGCAAATCCCGCAGTAGAAAAGATCCATACCCCTGTGATTCCAAATATCAATATTAAAGagacatttaaacaaaatatcaCAGGTGTGGGGAATAGGATTTgtcataaaatattaaaagaaagagATAGTGAGCTACATACAGCATAAAATCCTCTAAAGCCCTCCTTAGATGCAATGAAGCGAACAGCATTAGAAGCTGAGGTAAACTGCCCAGTTTGCATTCGTTGCTTGACAACCTGTGTAGCATTGAAGAATATGAAGTTGTCCAGTGAAACGGGTTTCAACCATGGAAATATCAGTGTTACAAATATGAGAATTTAGTAACCTCTGTTGGAACACGAACAAAAGATGCAGCAATGCCTCCTATGGCACCTGCAGTCTAAGGAAATTTTAAAACTGAATCAAGACTTTAATcccataaaaatattaaagcaTTTTGCATCAATAAAAGTATGTGCCAGCAACAAAAGAATGATAACATAGACATAGCATCAACTCCGGTACAAGCCAAATATATGCAAGAGCCTTCAGAGGACCATATTTGGCCAGACTTGAGACTTTAAAGCAATGAGATACAAATAAGTTGAAGTGCAAAATATGTGCCTTTTTCTAAAGTGAATACAGCAGAATGTATCTTCATACTAATGTTTATATAAGCAGTATCTTACTAAATGAGCAAAAGCACTCAGATTTTCCGGAAACATCCTTAGCAATTTCTGCTTTGCGGGTTCATAAACTCCAACAAATAGAGCAGATGCCCTGCACATTTAAAAGCAGCACAAGATGTTAAAGAAAGAATCTAGATATGATTCATGAATCAATATCCTGATATGCATAGAACAATAATTCCTGAAAACcactaaaataaatttgtgaAATATATAACTCTTTCAATTAAGTGTATGCATACAACATTAAtgtagaataaataaataaataaatagtttctGTAAAAGATACTACTATTCCAAACAAAGTTTTATATAAGGAGAGAGTCCAAAAAATTAATAGTCGAGTCAAGTCCAACCACCCTTTTGTAAAATCAGAACAGAACTTGATGCATAGGCTGTAAGAATTATCAACAAAGATAACTGCAGTTAACATATTTAACTAATGGAGTGTCAAGAAAACCCATTACTAAGCCTTAAAGTAAAAACTTAAGGACACTCCAAGAACCACAACCCGGATAATTTCAGGATAACAGTTTGTCTCAAAACTCTATAATGCATGAACTTTTCTATGGGTAAGATGGAACCCCAAAAAAGAGGCATGTGATGCTGTATAGCTCCTGCTATGCGTGGGGGGTCTAGGTAAGATAGAACCACAAACTAATCCAATTTGACTTTTGTTTACTTTTCAGATTACAATTTTCAATTAAATGCCAAATAGGCAAACTCTATGTAATAGGATGTCAAACCCCATCATACAAGAAATAGCGACACACAAACTTTGATCCCACTATATACAAATGCAAATATTGGCCATACATGCTCGTACACCATATGAAAAGAACACAAGACCACGCTAGGGTTAAGAGCTTTACGAGAGCAACCAAGAATCCAAAAGTGAACAAAAAATCTATATTGGGGaacacaatattaaaattatgttaaatAATGGCTCAGGACAGGAGATTTCAATCTGTTTCTTTCCTATATCAATATCAGTTAAATATTATCTGCATAATTTTCACATAACCTGACTCCAGTTGTCTTAACAAATAAATGGAAAGTTTGGTTCGTATGTTTGTGACAATTTTCCAATCACATCCAAGAATTAGATAAACCATATTTCAAATCCAGCTGAAATTTGCCATATGCTTGCCAATAACTTTATGCCTTTATGGCTTCTTTCAAGTTAGagtttttcataatttctaatTAACATACAAAACCTAGAATGTTTGAAACATCATGCTATCCACGAGGATCTCACGGTAAGACACCAGCAAGGTTCCCTGCCAATCCAGAATAAAGGCCTTTCAATAATAGTTTTTCTCCTCCACGAGCagcctaaaaaaacaaaaacaaacataatcAGCACATTTTGTGCGAAAAATGGGAGTCCTCTAAAATTgctaataagaaaaagaaaaagacatgtTATTACAGCATCAAATAGAAATCAGTATAGCACACAACAAAATACAACCCTCAATAgtcattataatttgttttgatgtaaaAATCTACCTGCAGACGTGTTTTTATAGTGTCAATGGGGTATAAAGCTGTTTCGACAACAACTCCAGCTGTACCTCCTGCAATAACACCCTCTGCAAAATGCCATTAAGCTCGTCAGAAAAATGGAAATACAAAAATCCATCCCAATC
This portion of the Trifolium pratense cultivar HEN17-A07 linkage group LG3, ARS_RC_1.1, whole genome shotgun sequence genome encodes:
- the LOC123913981 gene encoding S-adenosylmethionine carrier 1, chloroplastic/mitochondrial, whose amino-acid sequence is MAPLTLSVTVQDSAISPSSDACTKRKQNLVQKNSFASITVGQEKPFDFLRTLFEGVIAGGTAGVVVETALYPIDTIKTRLQAARGGEKLLLKGLYSGLAGNLAGVLPASALFVGVYEPAKQKLLRMFPENLSAFAHLTAGAIGGIAASFVRVPTEVVKQRMQTGQFTSASNAVRFIASKEGFRGFYAGYGSFLLRDLPFDAIQFCLYEQIRLGYMLAARRNLNDPENAIIGAFAGALTGAITTPLDVIKTRLMVQGPANQYKGIVDCVQTIIKEEGPSAFLKGIGPRVLWIGIGGSIFFGVLESTKRVLAERRPNLALRTNSEKSKD